The proteins below are encoded in one region of Aquisphaera giovannonii:
- a CDS encoding S41 family peptidase, translating into MRRLVSTPLTWAIAAALAWTTAANPTWARPLEAEPPSDASPKAQASPTSLDEAEAALQKGLDQERGRSWAAAIETYRKAIERWPSRSDFSRRLRLCELHFKLVRRYQDASFRNVLLKLPTEQATELYAEVIERIQSHYVDPVPLEPLVRHGLDNMEVALRDPSFLRANVGEPAADRVTWLRERLREQRSRLSVPDRDAASRQVLAACELAREALDMPATPVLLEFTCGACDALDDFTSYLTPDKLEDLYAMIDGNFVGLGVELKSDPQGLRLVGVIRGGPAWEAGLVAGDRIAGVGGKAVKGLSLDEAANRLQGAEGTTIDLEVVRRDGEHRLVRLVRRHVDVESITRAKIIDPVEGIGYVQLTGFQKSSTEELDQAISGLQALGMRTLVLDLRGNPGGLLNVAVEMADRFIEEGVIVSTRGRASGQTQVMRAGGQPRWRMPMYVLVDHDSASASEILAGALQDHHRAVIVGERSYGKGSVQSIFSLRAAPAGLKLTTAKFYSPNNRPYSEQGVSPDLPVKARIAARPAAGQERDDDRIDEAVLGDPSLDPVLAAAVRASRSGSQAAR; encoded by the coding sequence ATGCGCCGCCTGGTTTCGACTCCCCTGACCTGGGCGATCGCGGCCGCGCTCGCCTGGACGACGGCCGCGAACCCGACCTGGGCCCGCCCGCTCGAGGCGGAGCCGCCGTCGGATGCATCCCCCAAGGCCCAGGCGTCCCCGACATCCCTGGACGAGGCCGAAGCGGCCCTCCAGAAGGGCCTGGACCAGGAGCGGGGGCGGAGCTGGGCGGCGGCCATCGAGACCTACCGGAAGGCCATCGAGCGGTGGCCCAGCCGGTCCGACTTCTCCCGCCGGCTCCGCCTCTGCGAGCTGCACTTCAAGCTCGTCCGCCGCTACCAGGATGCCAGCTTCCGCAACGTACTCCTCAAGCTGCCCACGGAGCAGGCGACCGAGCTCTACGCCGAGGTCATCGAGCGGATCCAGTCCCACTACGTCGACCCGGTCCCCCTGGAGCCGCTCGTCCGGCACGGCCTGGACAACATGGAGGTGGCCCTCCGCGACCCGAGCTTCCTCCGGGCGAACGTCGGCGAGCCGGCCGCCGATCGCGTCACCTGGCTCCGCGAGCGGCTCCGGGAGCAGCGGTCCCGGCTCTCGGTCCCGGACCGCGACGCCGCCTCTCGCCAGGTGCTCGCCGCCTGCGAGCTCGCCCGGGAGGCCCTGGACATGCCGGCGACCCCGGTGCTCCTGGAGTTCACCTGCGGCGCCTGCGACGCCCTGGACGACTTCACCAGCTACCTCACGCCGGACAAGCTGGAAGACCTCTACGCCATGATCGACGGCAATTTCGTGGGCCTGGGGGTCGAGCTCAAGAGCGACCCGCAGGGCCTGCGCCTCGTCGGCGTGATCCGCGGCGGCCCCGCCTGGGAGGCGGGCCTGGTCGCGGGCGACCGGATCGCGGGCGTCGGGGGCAAGGCGGTCAAGGGCCTCAGCCTGGACGAGGCCGCCAACCGGCTCCAGGGCGCCGAGGGCACGACCATCGACCTCGAGGTCGTTCGGCGTGACGGTGAGCACCGGCTGGTCCGCCTGGTCCGCCGGCACGTCGACGTGGAGAGCATCACGCGGGCCAAGATCATCGACCCGGTCGAGGGGATCGGCTACGTGCAGCTCACGGGCTTCCAGAAGTCCTCGACCGAGGAGCTGGACCAGGCGATCTCCGGCCTCCAGGCCCTGGGCATGAGGACGCTCGTGCTGGACCTCCGCGGCAACCCCGGCGGACTGCTGAACGTGGCCGTGGAGATGGCCGACCGCTTCATCGAGGAGGGGGTGATCGTCTCCACCCGGGGCCGCGCCAGCGGCCAGACGCAGGTGATGCGGGCCGGGGGCCAGCCCCGCTGGCGGATGCCGATGTACGTGCTCGTCGATCACGACAGCGCGAGCGCCAGCGAGATCCTCGCCGGCGCCCTCCAGGACCATCACCGCGCGGTGATCGTGGGCGAGCGGAGCTACGGCAAGGGATCGGTCCAGAGCATCTTCTCCCTGCGGGCGGCGCCCGCCGGGCTGAAGCTGACGACCGCGAAGTTCTACTCGCCGAACAATCGCCCGTACAGCGAGCAGGGCGTCTCCCCCGACCTGCCCGTCAAGGCCCGCATCGCCGCCCGGCCCGCCGCCGGCCAGGAAAGGGACGACGACCGGATCGACGAGGCCGTCCTCGGCGACCCCAGCCTGGACCCGGTCCTCGCCGCCGCCGTCCGCGCCTCGCGGAGCGGGAGCCAGGCCGCCCGCTGA
- a CDS encoding CRTAC1 family protein, whose protein sequence is MPREILRTSLLGPVGIAMAIAATGLPGCGPAAEKAVVAEPVAPVRPPEVKPATLPPVKFVDATSEAGIRFTHSNGAFGDKLLPETMGAGVAFLDYDNDGDPDLLFVNSCPWPGHESASPPTQALYRNDGKGHFADVTKEAGLDKTFYGQGVAVGDYDNDGDLDVYVTAVGGGHLFRNDGKGHFEDVTAAANAKGSDGWLTGAAFVDIENDGDLDLFICNYVTWNPEIDKVQGFQLTGLGRAYGPPTSFNGSLCVLLRNDGGRFTDVSEASGIQVRTPDLKVPLGKSLGVAPFDVDGDGLVDIAVANDTVQNFLFHNKGGGKFEEVAILSGVAFDSTGSPRGGMGCDWGCFANDQRLALAVGNFANEMTALYVCDRPDNIQFSDLANIYGLGAPTQPPLKFGLFFFDYDNDGRLDLLSANGHLEPDISKVQASESYEQPMQLFWNSGKPGRQMFVKVGPQAAGPDLFKPMVGRGSAYADIDGDGDLDVVVTVNNGPARLFRNEGGNANRWIRVVLEGDGKGSNRSAIGAKLEVKAGGQDCRRQLFPAKSYLSSMELPLTFGLGQAEKADELTVTWPSGKTTTRKDLVAGKIYKIEEGKPTP, encoded by the coding sequence GTGCCCCGAGAAATCTTGCGGACCTCGCTCCTGGGCCCCGTCGGCATCGCCATGGCGATCGCCGCGACCGGCCTGCCTGGTTGCGGCCCCGCGGCCGAGAAGGCGGTCGTCGCCGAGCCGGTCGCGCCGGTCCGCCCGCCCGAGGTGAAGCCGGCCACCCTGCCTCCGGTCAAGTTCGTGGATGCCACGTCCGAGGCCGGGATCCGGTTCACCCACTCCAACGGCGCCTTCGGCGACAAGCTGCTGCCCGAGACCATGGGCGCGGGCGTCGCGTTCCTGGACTACGACAACGACGGCGACCCCGACCTGCTGTTCGTCAACTCCTGCCCGTGGCCGGGCCACGAGTCCGCATCGCCCCCCACCCAGGCCCTCTACCGCAACGACGGCAAGGGGCACTTCGCGGACGTGACGAAGGAGGCCGGGCTCGACAAGACCTTCTACGGCCAGGGCGTGGCCGTCGGCGACTACGACAACGACGGCGACCTGGACGTGTACGTCACGGCCGTGGGCGGCGGCCACCTGTTCCGCAACGACGGCAAGGGGCACTTCGAGGACGTCACCGCCGCGGCCAACGCGAAGGGCTCCGACGGCTGGCTCACCGGCGCGGCGTTCGTGGACATCGAGAACGACGGGGACCTGGACCTGTTCATCTGCAACTACGTGACGTGGAACCCCGAGATCGACAAGGTCCAGGGCTTCCAGCTCACGGGCCTGGGGCGGGCCTACGGGCCGCCCACCTCGTTCAACGGCTCGCTCTGCGTCCTGCTCCGCAACGACGGCGGCCGGTTCACCGACGTCAGCGAGGCCTCCGGGATCCAGGTCCGCACGCCCGACCTGAAGGTGCCGCTCGGCAAGTCCCTGGGCGTGGCACCGTTCGACGTGGACGGCGACGGGCTGGTGGACATCGCCGTGGCCAACGACACGGTCCAGAACTTCCTCTTCCACAACAAGGGCGGCGGGAAGTTCGAGGAGGTCGCCATCCTCTCCGGGGTGGCCTTCGACTCGACCGGCTCGCCCCGCGGCGGCATGGGCTGCGACTGGGGCTGCTTCGCCAACGACCAGCGGCTCGCGCTGGCGGTCGGCAACTTCGCCAACGAGATGACCGCGTTGTACGTGTGCGACCGCCCGGACAACATCCAGTTCTCCGACCTGGCGAACATCTACGGCCTGGGAGCACCCACGCAGCCGCCGCTGAAGTTCGGGCTCTTCTTCTTCGACTACGACAACGACGGCCGGCTCGACCTGCTGTCGGCCAACGGCCACCTCGAGCCGGACATCTCCAAGGTGCAGGCGAGCGAGTCCTACGAGCAGCCGATGCAGCTCTTCTGGAACTCCGGCAAGCCGGGTCGGCAGATGTTCGTGAAGGTCGGACCCCAGGCGGCCGGCCCGGACCTGTTCAAGCCGATGGTCGGTCGCGGCAGCGCGTATGCGGACATCGACGGCGACGGCGACCTGGACGTCGTGGTCACGGTGAACAACGGCCCCGCCCGCCTCTTCCGCAACGAGGGCGGCAACGCGAACCGCTGGATCCGCGTCGTCCTGGAAGGTGACGGCAAGGGCTCGAACCGCTCGGCGATCGGTGCGAAGCTCGAGGTGAAGGCCGGGGGGCAGGACTGCCGTCGGCAGCTCTTCCCCGCCAAGAGCTACCTGTCGTCCATGGAGCTGCCGCTGACATTCGGCCTGGGCCAGGCCGAGAAGGCGGACGAGCTGACGGTGACCTGGCCGTCCGGGAAGACGACCACGCGCAAGGACCTCGTCGCCGGTAAGATTTACAAAATCGAGGAGGGCAAGCCCACGCCCTGA